One Panthera leo isolate Ple1 chromosome B1, P.leo_Ple1_pat1.1, whole genome shotgun sequence DNA window includes the following coding sequences:
- the LOC122217080 gene encoding LOW QUALITY PROTEIN: uncharacterized protein LOC122217080 (The sequence of the model RefSeq protein was modified relative to this genomic sequence to represent the inferred CDS: substituted 1 base at 1 genomic stop codon) — protein MGQTQTTPLSIMIDHFKDVRGRANNLSVEVRKGRWQFFCSSEWPTFNVGWPPEGTFDLPTIHRVRSIISQPKTGHLDQLPYIITWQDLVEDPPSWLKPFLAPLPPEPKPILALQGTKKKKSLIQPSAPLYPVLQGGTEEELIFPPSYNPSRMLEEHHPPPPGEADAVPRAGGGNAPVGSPPFTRQRAQREQSASAADSTILPLRATGPPDAEGNQPHHYWPFATSDLYNWKAQNPKFSEKPAGLIDLLDSVLFTHQPTWDDCQQLLQVLFTTEERERIVNEARKLVPGTDGNPTTNQAQIDASFPLTRPQWDFNTAEGKERLRVYRQTLMGGLRMAARKPTNLAKVGNVQQGKDESPAAFLERIMEAFRTYTPMDPEAPESKAAVIMAFVNQSAIDIRRKLQKIDRLGEKSLQDLLVVAEKVYNNRELPEDKQARAMATASSKQTRDLARILLATTADSPEERDRHLRQLADDTRKGKRTTKGGKQRLQKDQCAYCKEIGHWARDCLKRAGGKGSKTDRVKVLELDELSDXGSRGSDPLPEPRVTLKVEGTPVDFLVDTGAQHSVLRTPQGKLASKKSWVQGATGMSQYSWTTRRTVDLGTGRVSHSFMVIPECPYPLLGRDLLTKIGAQITFRQGGPQVTDGKGHPIQVLTMKLEDEYLLHQEALPREDNIDRWLQEFPSVWAETGGGMGLAAHRTPVLVELKPGESPVRIKQYPMSQEARKGIQPHIRRLRSLGVLVPCQSAWNTPLLPVKKPHTNDYRPVQDLREVNKRVADIHPTVPNPYTLLSSLAPSRVWYTVLDLKDAFFSLPLAPQSQPLFAFEWHDPEEGYSGQLTWTRLPQGFKNSPTIFDEALHEDLGEYRREHPGLTLLQYVDDILIAADTAKDCERGTQDLLATLGALGYRASAKKAQICRERVSYLGYILEGGQRRLSDARKETVLKIPTPTSRREVREFLGSAGYCRLWVPGFAEIARPLYEATKEGKTFKWTEKEEIAFNQLKKALLSAPALGLPDIMKPFHLFVDEHKGIAKGVLTQALGPWNRPVAYLSKKLDPVAAGWPPCLRIIAATALLVKDADKLTLGQEIWITTPHAIEGVLKQPPDRWMSNTRVTHYQSLLLNPLRVRFHPSAALNPATLLPDPDLGAPLHDCAGILEQVHGFRMDLTDQPLPDAEATWFTDGSSFVRDGHRYAGAAVVTEMDTVWAEALPSGTSAQRAELIALTKALMLGAGKRLNIYTDSRYAFATAHIHGAIYQERGLLTAEGRTIKNKQEILNLLTALWLPAKLAIIHCQGHQKADNPVARGNRKADQAAKAVALTPVPTMTIQLPDPGDPVLPDQPKYSQEELQRIKKLPMAQEIKGWWYTPNKELVLPDRLGVSILEHMHRSTHMGARKLKDLIRHAGIKIHQQDTKIEQVVSACKTCQLTNAKATSNKKGTRLRGTRPGAQWEVDFTEVKPGKYGYKYLLVFTDTFSGWVEAYPTKHETAQTVAKKLLEDILPRYGFPAMVGSDNGPAFISQVTQAVAKAVGANWKLHCAYRPQSSGQVERMNRTLKETLTKLTMETGGDWVTLLPYALYRVRNTPYTLGFTPYEIMFGRPPPVIPSLRAELLAEFKDQELFLSLRGLQRAHEDIWPRLRAIYEAGPTPTPHQYKPGDWVYVKRHHRETLEPRWKGPYIVVLTTPTALKVDGIATWVHHTHVQ, from the coding sequence atgggacagactcagactactcctctaagtattatgattgatcactttaaggatgtgaggggaagagctaacaacctcagtgtggaagtccgaaagggtcggtggcagtttttttgttctagcgagtggccaactttcaatgtcggatggccaccagaggggaccttcgacctccctaccatccaccgagtcaggagtatcatctctcagcctaagacgggccatcttgatcagctcccttacattatcacttggcaggaccttgtggaagacccaccctcttggcttaaacccttcctagccccgctccctccggagccaaaacccattcttgctttgcaggggacaaagaagaagaaaagtcttatccagccttcagcacccctctaccctgtcttacaggggggtactgaagaagaattaatttttcctccctcgtataacccctctaggatgctggaagaacaccatcctccccctccgggggaggcagatgctgttccgagagcgggaggcggaaacgctccagtgggaagcccgcccttcaccagacaaagggctcagagggagcaatccgcctccgccgccgactccactattctgcccctgcgagccaccggacccccagacgcggaggggaaccagccccatcactattggcctttcgccactagtgacctctacaattggaaagctcagaatcctaagttttccgagaaaccggcagggcttattgatttattagactctgttctttttacccatcagcccacgtgggacgattgccagcagcttttgcaggtcctgttcacgactgaagaaagagaaagaatcgtcaacgaggcccgaaaactagttccgggcacagacgggaatcccaccaccaaccaggctcagatagatgcctccttccccttaactcggccccagtgggatttcaacacggcagaaggtaaggagaggctccgggtctaccgccagactctaatggggggtctccgaatggctgctagaaagccaaccaatttggccaaggtaggaaatgtacaacagggaaaagatgaatctccggctgcctttttagaacggatcatggaggcattccgtacctatacccccatggatccagaggctccggaaagcaaggcagctgttatcatggcctttgtaaaccaatcggccatagacattaggagaaaattacagaaaatagatagactaggagaaaaaagtctgcaggacttactggtggtagccgaaaaggtatataataaccgggagcttcctgaggacaagcaggcccgCGCCATGGcgactgccagcagtaagcagactcgagacctggccagaatactactagctaccactgctgactcccctgaggaacgagaccgccatctccggcagctggcagacgacacaagaaaaggtaaaagaaccaccaagggggggaagcagaggctgcagaaggatcagtgcgcatactgcaaggagatagggcattgggcccgagattgtctgaaaagggccggcgggaaaggaagcaagactgatcgagtaaaagtcctagagctagatgaactaagtgattaggggagtcggggttcggaccctctccccgaacccagggtaactcttaaagtggaggggacccctgttgacttccttgtcgacaccggagcacaacattcggtcctccgcaccccacaaggaaaactagccagcaagaagtcctgggtacaaggggcaactggtatgagccagtattcatggactacccgaagaacagtagatttgggaacgggccgggtatcccactcctttatggtaataccagaatgcccctacccgctgttaggacgggacttactgaccaagattggagctcagataactttcagacaaggggggcctcaggtcaccgatggcaagggccaccccatccaggtcctgaccatgaaactggaggatgaatacctcctccaccaggaggcgctcccgagagaggataatatagacagatggctacaagaattcccctcggtttgggcagagactgggggggggatgggactagccgctcataggaccccagtcctggtagagctcaagccaggagagagtccggtaaggatcaaacaataccccatgtcacaggaggcccggaaggggatccagccacacatccggagactacgaagcctaggggtactagttccttgccagtctgcctggaacacccccttactgccggtcaaaaagcctcacacaaatgactaccgaccggtacaagacctccgggaagtaaataagagggtcgcggacatacacccaactgttcccaacccatatactctcttgagctccttggcgccctccagggtctggtatactgtactagatttaaaggacgccttcttcagtctgccgctggcaccccagagccaacccctgttcgccttcgagtggcatgatccggaggagggctacagtgggcaactcacctggacacggctacctcagggattcaaaaattcacccaccatcttcgacgaggcactacacgaggacctgggtgagtacagaagggagcaccctggcctcaccctcctacagtacgtagatgacatcctgattgctgctgacacggccaaagactgtgagcgagggacccaggacctgctggctaccctgggagctttagggtaccgggcatccgcgaagaaggctcagatatgcagggagagggtaagttacctgggatatatcctggagggcggacagcggcggttatcagatgccagaaaagaaactgtcctaaagatccctactcccacctcccgaagagaagtgagggaattcctaggatcagccggctactgccgcctctgggttccaggttttgctgagatcgccaggcccctatatgaagctaccaaagaggggaaaacatttaaatggactgaaaaagaagaaattgcctttaatcagttaaaaaaggccctcctaagtgccccagccctgggcctaccagacattatgaaacccttccacctctttgtagacgaacataagggaatagcaaaaggggttctaactcaagccttaggcccctggaaccgcccagtggcttacctgtctaagaaactagacccagtggctgccggctggccgccatgcctaagaattattgcggcgacagcactcctagtcaaggatgcagacaaactgaccctaggacaggagatctggatcacaaccccacacgccattgaaggggtcctgaaacagcctcctgatagatggatgagcaatacacgtgtgactcattaccagagcctcctactcaaccctctacgagtgcggttccaccccagtgcagccctcaatcctgcaaccctgctgcccgaccctgacctaggtgctccactacatgactgtgcgggaatcctggaacaagtacatggattccggatggacctgaccgaccagcccctccccgatgccgaggctacttggttcactgatggcagcagctttgtgcgagatggacacaggtatgcgggtgcagcggtggtcaccgaaatggacaccgtatgggcggaggctctaccctccggaacatcagcccagcgagcggagctcatagccctcaccaaggcgctgatgctgggagctggaaaacggcttaacatctacacagacagccgttatgcatttgccacagctcatattcatggggcaatttatcaggagaggggattactgacggcagaaggacggactataaaaaataagcaggagatacttaacctgcttacggccttatggcttcctgccaagctagccattatccactgccaagggcaccaaaaagctgataacccagtagctagaggtaatcgaaaggctgaccaggcagccaaggcagtagcccttactccagtccccaccatgaccatacaactaccagacccgggagacccagttttaccagaccagcccaaatactcccaggaggagttacagcggatcaagaaactccccatggcccaggagataaagggatggtggtatacacctaacaaggagctcgtgctgccagaccggctcggagtctcaatattagagcacatgcatcggtctactcacatgggggcccgaaaattaaaagacttaatccgacatgccggaatcaagattcaccaacaggacaccaaaatagagcaagttgtatctgcctgcaagacctgccaactcaccaacgcgaaagccacatcaaataaaaaaggaaccaggctcagaggcaccagaccgggagcccaatgggaagtcgacttcactgaagtcaaaccaggaaagtatggttataaatatcttttagtatttacagacaccttctctggctgggtggaggcatacccaaccaagcatgaaacggctcagacggtggctaagaagctactagaagacatcttacccaggtatggttttcctgccatggtaggatcagacaatggaccagcttttatctctcaggtaacacaggcagtagccaaggcggtgggggcaaactggaaattacattgtgcttataggccccagagctcaggacaggtagaaagaatgaatagaaccctaaaagagacccttaccaaattaaccatggagactggcggggactgggtgactctcctaccgtacgccctttaccgggttagaaacactccttacactctgggttttactccctacgagatcatgtttggcaggccaccccctgttattcccagccttcgagctgaacttcttgcagagtttaaagatcaagaactttttctttccttgagagggctccagagggcgcacgaggatatttggccgcgcctccgtgccatctacgaggctggcccgaccccgacacctcatcagtacaagccgggagactgggtctatgtcaagaggcaccaccgagagactctcgagccgcgctggaagggaccctacattgtagtgctgacaacccccaccgctctcaaagtagacggcatcgcgacctgggtccatcacacccacgttcag